DNA sequence from the Halichoerus grypus chromosome 8, mHalGry1.hap1.1, whole genome shotgun sequence genome:
aatccagcagtacattaaaagaattattcatcatgatcaagtgggttttactcctgggctgcaggggtagttcaatatttacaaatcaatcaacatgatacatcacatcagtaaaagaaaggataataacTTTATGATCcattcaatagatgcagaaaaagcacttgacaaaatacaccatcccttcttgattaaaaaaaaacaaaaacaaaaaaacttcaacaaagtaggaatagatAGAACATACcgcaatatcataaaggccatatacaaaagacccacagctaatatcatcctcaatggggaaaaactgagagcttttcctctatggtcaggaacaagacagtgATGTCCACTGTCattattactatttaacataatactggaagtcttCCCTcagcaattagaaaacaaaaagaaataaaaggcatccaaactggcgaggaagaagtcaaactttcattatttgcagatgacatgatactctatgtagaaaacccgaaagactccaccaaaaaattgctaggactaatacatgaattcagcaaagttgcaggatataaaatcaatgtacagaaatatgttgcatttctatacaccaataatgaagcaacagaaaaagaaatcaaggaattgatcccatttacaatttcaccaaaaactgtaagatacctaggaataaacctaaccaaagaggtaaaagatctgtactctgaaaactatagaacacttatgaaggaaattgaagaggacacaaagaaatggtaaaacatcccatgctcatggatttgaagaacaaatgttgttaaaatgtctatactacccaaagcaatctacacatttaatgcaatccctatcaaagtaccaccagcatttttcacagaggtagaacaaacaaacctaaaatctgtatggaaccacaaaagaccccaaatagccagagtaatcctgaaaaagaaaagcaaagctggaggcctcaTAATTCCAGAtgtcaagctatattacaaagctgttgtcatcaagacaatatggtactggcacaaaaacagacccatagatcaatggaacagaatacagaacccagaaatgaacccacaactatactgtcaactaatcttcaacaaagcagggaagaatatccaatggggggaaaaaaactagtctcttcaacaaatggtgttgggaaaactggacagcaacatgcagaagaatgaaactggaccactttcttataccatatacaaaaataaattcaaaatggatgaaagacctaaacatgagacaggaaaccatcaaaatcctagaggagttTGAACACAGGCTCTAACTTCTTTgatctcagctgcagcaacttcttactagaaacATTGCCGGAGGCAagggagagaaaagcaaaaatgaactattgggacttcatcaaaataaaaagcttttgcacagtgagggaaacaatcaacaaaactaaaaggcagcctagggaatgggagaatatatttacaaatgacatatctgataaaggattagtatccagaatctataaagaacttaacaaattcaacaccccaaaaataaacaatctagttaagaaatgggtggacgacatgaatagacatttttctaaagaagacatacagattgccaacagacacatgaaaagatgctcaacatcactcattatcagggaaatgcaaatcaaaaccatgatgagataccacttcatacctgtcagaatggctaaaattaacaacacaggaaacaacaggtgttggtgaggatgcagagaaaggggaaccctcttgcactgttggcgggaatgcaaactggtgcagccactctggggaaaacagtatggatgttcctcaaaaaagttaaaaataaaactaccctgtcaaccagcaattgcactactaggtacttatctaaaaaatacaaaaatactaattcaaagggatacatgcacctgaTGTTCGtagaagcattatctacaatagccaaactatggaaagagcgcaaatatccattgattgatgaaCAGATATAGAAgaggtggtacacacacacacacacacacacacacacacacacactggaatattattcagccataaaaaagaatgaaatttttaaaaaaagaatgaaatcttgccatttgcaatgatgacatggatggatctagacagtataatgctaagtgaaatagctcagacagagaaagacaaataccatatgatttcatgcatatgtggaatttaagaaacaaaacgaacaaGCAAAGAGGGGataaagagagacaaaccaagaaacagactcgtaactatagagaacaaactgatggttacattgtgggggggggtggtgaaagaggtgatgggccttaaggagggcacttgctgtaatgagcaccaggtaatgtatggaagtgttgaatcactatattgcacctgaatctaatataacactgtatgttaactacctggaatttaaataaaaacttaaaaaaaaacccaaagcaatctgaCTCTAGAACCCTTGCTCTTCAAACTATACTCTGCTGCGTCAGTAAATACATGCCTTAATAAATtgttgttgagtgaataaataaatggactaTAGATTTCTAGAAGTACAATTTCTGGATCTCAGAGCATGAACATTTTTAAGGCCTTTAATGCATATTGCAATGTAAGCTAGTCAACatgcttttaagttttttaaaaaacagtatagaaaaatttacatataatattatcACAgctgtgaaaacaaaaaaaagtgcaTTGAAGAAAAATTGAAACAAACACATCAAGTGTTGTGGGtgactttttccttccttctaatttTTCCAAAATCTTTGTGATGAGTTGTTACTTTATACAAACAAATTGAATAAATATAGCCTGATTTTTGTGTTATATGTGCTTTTCTGCCCTATATTTGGTTTTGTCCTTGGAAGCAAACCTTTCTAAGTAAAGAGAATTTTCATGACTatattggattctttgttctctatcaatcttaaaaaggaaattagaatcATAGGCCATTTGCCTTCCTGGCATTATTGGAGTAACTCATTTTATCTAACTCCTGGTGCTAATAAGCGGTTCTGACATTTCCCATCTAAAGACAAGAGAACTATTGTACTACATCCGTTTGTAAAGCACTTTTTATTGACTCAGGTCTTTATCAAATTGCTTCTCAAACAATCCTATGAGGTTGTAATAAGTCCCACCAAGGCTTGGATATACACACACCTACGTGAAGGCAAAAGTTATAATTTGACATATTAACCTATGTATTTTGTTGCCCAGTACTTGCTGATAGTCCAGCCCTTTACCTAGTCTTAGCCGCAGCTGGGGTGTGGTATTGACTGCCTCAGGGAAAGGACAATTTAACAGAACACAGGTGTCAATGTTTGGCATAGGACTTTTGAAAGACTAGACACAGAGGAGACCTAGGTCCGAAGAGACGAGGAAGAGCAAAGTTGTCCCACTTCTTCCCCCACTGGGTCCACAGGCTGCAAAGGAGGGATGGTGAGGTTCAAGAGAACAAGAGAGCTTAAATGTTAACACAGGCATTTCCTAGATAATGTGGCTCTGCACCCCATATCTCAGAGAGGTTTGAGGGATCTGAGAGAACAGAAAACCCATGCTTCACTTCATGGATAAAAACAGGGCAAGCCTCACATGTTATGGGAAGAGTGAGACTATTTCCAATGAGCACAAAAGTAATGATGACAAGGAAAGAAAGGTGACCAGATGTGATTAGTCCTTAAGCTCACTCTCTTCTGCCAACTCCAAGCTGCTGTAAattttagttctagaatttccactcagttcttttttatagtttctatttctataCTAAGATTCTGTATCTACCCACTCACaattacccttatttttttttaacctgtctcAAAATTGGCTTTTATTGACTGCGTTTgggttggggttttttggggggtttttttgttttgttttgttttacttctgttCCCACCTTTATGAAAGAGGGACTTCCTGGCAATGGTAGTATCAGAATTGGGTTAAGGGATGACAAAAATCTAATGTCAGAGCAGTCACTTGAAGTAGGGCAGGACAACATCTCGTTAGAAATGGTGCAAAATATGTGATGATTTCCAATCTTCAAATAAGAATAACAGTTGCAAAACCCTTATGAAAAATATAAGGATATATCTCCAATCTTCTTCAGTCTCAAATAACTGGCAAGATCTGCCTACTTGTTAAATAGTAGAACTGGAGGATTTAAAACATTAGCATCTAACTCCCTGCTTTCTGTCAAGTAGAAAAGACATTCTCCTCCAATGATTaattttttctaaacaaaaagcAGCTTCCTTGAATTTCCTAAAATAAAggtaatacatatttatagaaaaatcgGCCAAAACAGACAGGCCTAAAGAAGAAAGTCCTACCCAGAGAAATTACTACTAACATTTTGCTGAACATCCTTCTAGATGCTGCTctatgcaaatatttatgcatataattttatatgaatgaaataatatacgTGCTTTTAGCTCAATATGTGGTAAAGATCATTATCAAGAAATATAGATATACGTCATCCTTTTTAATGACTATATATTCTCTCGCATGGGTACACCAAAATTTATTAAACCAGTCCTCTATGGAAGGACATTTAGTTCTAGATTCTTGAAATAATGAACATTcttcctgctgtgtgtgtgtgtgtgtgtgtgtgtgtgacaactTTGTGTATTTGTTAGATTATGTCTCCTTGAGGCAGTACATTTCTATAACATTATTTCTGCGCCGGAGCATATTCAAAGTTTGTGATAATTAATAAACCATTCTCACCAGGAAGGTTGTACCCACACTCACACTTCCACCAACAACaagcccctttctctctctgtttggTCATCCTGGATATGTGTAATCTTTTCAAACTTTATCAATATGTCAGGCAAAAAGTAACATCTAAATTGTGTTGAGTGATTTGCCAGTGAGCTCTAATGCAGGATTGAGGATGGGTATTGTGCCCAGGGCTCCTTTCTGGCTTTAAATGGACAGTGTGTGCAATATGCAGAGATCTGTAATGTAAATGAGACGGTCTGGCTTCCATACTCCTAGCTTTGCACTAACTTTGTATATCCTTGGGTAAGATACTCAACTTTTCTGTGCGTCAGTTTCTTCAACTGCAAATGAAGGACTCGGAATGGGTGTTCTTGCACTTCCTTTCTGGCTGTAAGAAGGGGAGAGTGGTGAACCCACTGTGCAGATCTGCAGCAGACACTTTCGGCTGACCAACCCAATGCCATTCCAAgccccttctcccctgcctgcctctaCTCTGGAAGAAGCCGGAAATGTTCAGTACCCCCTCTTTCTCAGCCTCCTTTGGAGCTAAGGAGTGGCCATTTTACCCTAATTCTGGCTAATGAGATATGAAGGGAAGGCTATCGGGGTGCTTCCGGAAAACGAGCTTTTCTGAAGAAAGAAACAGGcacgagagagagcaagctcacAGAGGCTGCCTCTTTCTCACCATCTGCTTTCAGTGCAGACTTAATGCCTGGACCTGTGGGGCAGTGTGGTAGCTTTATACTGAGTTGACTCAGCTGAGCAGGATCTGTTCTTCAGAATCCTGCATGGTTTCAAGGTTAGCATTAGCCACAAGACAAGTGTTGCGTGAGATTGAGAAGACAGCAGTGAAGCAGCACCTATGGTTTTCATGCTCTGAAGGACAAGGCAGGGCTCCAGGCACGGTGATAACTCCAGTACATTGTCCCTAATTTGCCGGCTCACCTTGCAGGTATGAGGCAGCCCGCAGACTCCAGCTGCCGTCAGATCtcctccttcagcttctctgCATCCTAAGCCAAGTGCATGTGCAGCCCCATGAAGGATGCCAGCTTCTCCCACAGTATACCTGCATTATCAAGGTCAGAGGTGGTGAGAGACACACACAAATTCAGCCTGTCTTTGAAGATTCTAGTTGTTTGTGAATTCCAGTTTATCCCTGTAGGCTCCAAGCCTGTACTTGCTTTTATCCACAACCAGCTTTCTACCCTGACCACCACTCTGTCTGACCTATGGTGACTTCAGGTTCAATCAACACTAGAACCAAAGACAGCAAACAGCTTTGCATGGACTTCTCCAGGAGCTCCCACAATCGCGTAGGGTCTAATGCATCACTCTCCAATAGAACTTCTGTGATGATCGAAGTGTTTTGTATATGAGCTGCCCAATATGATAGTCACTAATCACATGcctgtggctactgagcacttgaaatgtaccTAGTGCAAATGAGAAACTACATTTTTACTTAGttaattttaactcatttaactttaaattgccacatgtggctagtggctaccgtaCTGAACAGCGCAGGTCTAGTGCCTAAGAATAAATCTCTCATTCTTCATCACTTAcagtggttctgtttctctggttgcATCCTGACTGATATAGGCAGCGGCTGGTGACTATATGGGGGAAAAACATGTAGACAGAAAACCAGCATGCTAGGAATGAAGGGCTGTAGAACACAAAGAGACTGGGTCCCGGGAGGCTCACCTGCCTATGACTGCTGAACttcttatttgagaaaaatagacTCCATTTGAACTTGCCCTGTTGGGAGCGCCATCTCCATTCCAATCCCAAGGCCAGAATTATCAAGGTGAGCTAAAATATTCATGGAGAGCAAGCAGGCTGTGGTAAGATGTGTTCGTCGGcaggtaattttttctttattccaccATGATGACTTTTACCCCTTGCCTGTTCCCTATGCAGATCCTTCCGTCTCCcagtccttcctccttccccaggtgAATGTGACCTTCCTTACAGAATATAATTGCCCCCTTTTGTCTGTCAAactggattttatttgtttaaacagTTTTAAACACCAGCCCATTTTCAGGAGTCTGCAATTGTGACAACACAAAAGTGTTGTCTACTTTTGTCAGCTCTAGTTTCTAAAACTGGCCACTTACTAAAAAGCTTTACCAGGAATGGGTCTTTCCAGATGTGCTCTGCACGGTTATCCTGAAGAAATTAATCCTGAACAAGATTTTCTTTCAAGGCTGTGCTTGACTAGAGAACAATGTGCAATGATTTCAAGCTGTGTTCACAAACACAATTCTACACACAgggaacatttctttctttttcttttcttttcttttctttcttttcttgcttacTTAAACAAGTGGGGATCCGTCAGGGTGTTGACATAGAAAAAGGCGAAATGCTGGCAACTGAATCAAAGCCGACAGCGCAACAGATAGCTCAGCGGTGCGCAGGGTTTGGTTCCTTGGACAACCAGGCGAGCTTTTCACTTCCTCCTAATTCTGGTCCCGCCCTCTTAGTTCATCTTCCTGagaatgtcaaaagaaaaagaaaaagaagatattgGTCCTACTGCAAGAGGTCTTTGGTGCCTGTTTTTCCCTTCTTATACACATCTCCCGGGACTGGGTCCTTCTAACTTCTCTATTGTTCGGTGAGTCACTTTGCTTTCCCGTTGTTTCCTTGGGTGAGTTCTGCGCACACCGCACAAGTGCCCCGCACTCCCTCCCGGCCCTCTGCTGGGGCTAAACGCTTCCTAGCCAAGATCAGCGGCCGTGCGGCTTCCAGCACCCAACCCCGAGGGAACGGAACGGGGGGCACCGCGCCCCCGCCCAGCGCCGCGCGGGGCCGGCATTCCGGCCCTCTCTTCTCCCCGTCCCGGCTGAGGGACTCGCAGTGCTCCCACGGGGTGTGGCGCGCGTTCCAGTCCTTGGGTAGCTGGCGGGCGCTAGCCCCGGGCGCCGTGACCCCGCGTCTGAGTCCGTCCCCAGGAGGGTGCGGAAGCGGTGGCGGCTGCCCCCTGGgtgcaggctcccggctgaggtGGGCGCGGATCGGCAGAGGAGCCTCGAGCGCCGCCCGGATGCTGCAGCCTAGCGGTGGCCTCTCCGAGAGCAACGCGAGCCCTGGGGCCGAGCCTTCCCTGGGCGCGCTGGGGGCCGGAAGGGGGCTCTGGACTTGggtccctccccctttccttcagCTTCTCGGAGCACTCCTGCTCTCAGACCCTCGTCCTCCCAGGTACGAGCCGGGAGAGGAGGGCGCATCTCTCCTCCCGGCACTCCGCCATGGGCAATATCTCCAATGACTCCTTGCCGAAAGACTGCAGGTCTCTGGAGTGGCTCCGCTCCGGCGAAAGCCCGGCCATCAGCTCGGTGATGTTCTCGGCCGGGGTGCTGGGGAACCTCATCGCGCTGGCGCTGCTGGCGCGCCGCTGGCGGGGGGACGCGGGACGCAGCGCAGGACGCGGCAACTCTATCTCCCTGTTCCACGTGCTGGTGACAGAGCTGGTGTTCACCGATCTGCTTGGGACCTGCCTCATCAGCCCGGTGGTGCTGGCTTCCTACGCTCGGAACCAGACCCTGGTGGCACTGGCGCCTAAGCGCCGCGCGTGCACCTACTTCGCCTTCGCCATGACCTTCTTCAGCCTGGCCACGATGCTCATGCTCTTCGCCATGGCCCTGGAGCGCTACCTAGCCATCGGGCACCCCTACTTCTACCAGCGCTGGGTCACGCGCCGAGGCGGCCTGGCCGTGCTGCCCGCCATCTACACGGTCTCTCTGCTCTTTTGCTCCCTGCCGTTGCTGGACTCCAAGCAGTACGTCCAGTACTGCCCCGGGACGTGGTGCTTCATCCAGCCCGAGGACACCACGTACCTGCAGCTGTACGCCACCGTGCTACTGCTCCTCATCGTCGCGGTGCTCGCCTGCAACTTCAGTGTCATCCTCAACCTCATCCGCATGCACCGTCGGAGCAGGAGAAGTCGCTGCGCACCCAACTTGGGCAGCTGCCGGGATGGCCCTGGGACCCgcaggagaggggaaagggtgtCCATGGCGGAGGAGACGGACCACCTCATTCTCCTGGCTATTATGACCATCACCTTTGCGGTCTGCTCCTTGCCTTTCACGGTGAGTTAACTCACTTCATTTCCACAGCCCAGCTCTGAGCAGccttctcactctctcccctctcGCTCCCACACTGTCCACCGCCATGCCTTTGCAACTTCTAAAAGTAAGTTCTGATTCTTGAGGTCTAGAGCCTTCTCTTCTTGCTTCTCACCTTCaccccacttccttcctcccctaACTCTGGCCTTCGGCAGCTCTATGCCAGTGTTTTCTCACACCTAATACAGTCCCCCTGAAAGGGATCCTTGGCCCTCCGCTAAGCCGGCCCAGACCCCCACCCTAGAGTTACAAGGGGGGATATGTCCCTGTCCGCCTCTGCCAGCCTGGCTTCGTGCCTGAGGAGGAGGCAGCCCCTTCCACCTGTGGATGGGTATCAGCTACAACCTGACTTCCCCGAGCTGCAGTTTGCCTCTAGGTATTCCCCATTCACTAGTGCGAGTTCTCCATGCTTTGCCTTCTGTTTCTCCCAACACAAAATGTGGTACCCAACACCCAGCATTCTAGCTGCCATTTAGAATGGTCCCAAGTGAGAAGCATCCCTGTTGGTAAGCTCAGAGCATTCATTACTTGTCCTAAAAGTTCAACAAACACAGAATTTACAAGTTTCCCAATTTACATATTAGGAGAGTAACTCTTTGtggccatgaaaaaaaaaatgtggacatTATATTATGTCCATAATGATAATTAAAGGGAAAGATGGTTGCTTGGGGAAACCTCTTACTAAGCTTTTGCAATCCCTCTAAAGGAGGCATTTGTATCTTCTTACAAAATACCCTCTTCATATCACTATCAGAAATATCTACAGGTGTTCTTCAGCTTATAGTCATGCATTTGTTGAGCACAAAGCTACACACAGGAATGGCTGGTCCATCTCAGGGATGGGAGTTAGGCACGTCCAGCTGGTTCCATGACCCAGCAAGCCAGAGGCTGTCCCGGGGAACTGAAGACAGGAGCCCAGGTTTGGGAATGGCATGCTGTCCTCGTTTGGGGCAAGCTTAGCAGTTAGTTCCGTGtcgctgtgagtttgagcctcccCAGGCATAACACAGGTAGCAGAGCCTGGGATGTGTCTGAGCATGGCCTCTTACCAGAAGCTGGGGCCGAGGAGTTTTGGTAGCCCTGCTTCCCACTCTTCAAAAGAACAAGACTGACCCTACAGGGAGTAAGCAGTCGGCAGTGACTCCCGCCTGCCACAGtcttggagaaaagaaagagctaGACAGTGCCTACCATGAGCAGGTCTGAGCTGTAGAAACTAAAGCAGTAACTTTATCTGACTTCCCGCCTCCATCACTGCTGTGGATTATCTTCATATGCTCCTCCTCCGGGGTGGGGAAGGACACCTGTCCTCCTACATGAACTGATTCATAGCTATGTTCTCTTCTCCCTGGTCCCCATTGTCCTCACACTCCTACCCCATTCTCCGTCAGGGCGGAAGCTGGTCTGAATCCATAAGTGACAGGAAGGTACCCCTTATGAACTGAGGTAGCACTGCAGGACCCTGCCTCTTCCGTTCCACCCTGAACCAGGGAGTTTGTACAGCAGAAAGGCCGTGATGTAGAAACCGGCATGGCTCCTACGCCTTTCTTTTGCGTTACTAGTAGAAACTTTTGATGCCATGTTAGGAGTTAAATCAACTTTTTTGGGTCGGGACAAAGATGCAGAACACGTATCTATGAGAGAAAAAGCATTTCCAGTTCCACTAAACAACTTAGAATCCAACTTAGAGGCCATAAACCCTTTCTGAGTTGGGCAGTGCCGGTCTTGGCCTGGTGAGAATTGGGAGGTCAGTTCTTGGAGTCTCATCTGTGGTTATTGAGTGTATAATTAAAAATAGCCCCTACCCCCAGCCACTTAAATAGCTTGGGAATGGGCTCCGAGGGGACTACATGCTTGTGAACAGGATTATTATTCCCTAAACCCTTTAGAGGAAGACAACAGGAGGAAAAGGTCTCTCCTTTGATCATGACTAACCCATtgcataaatatattataaaacataaaggCAGTGATTTTCAACAGGTTCCCCTGTTTTCAAGTCAATTTGCCTTTTATCATGAGAACTCAATCCTTGCTATATGTCGATTTTCAAGTCTCCCtgtctaaacacacacacacacacacacacacacacacacacacacacatttatatgaatatttattttccccctttatttacTATTAAGCCAGGGGCAGCTCCAGAGTTGCCAAATGGAAGGGGCTTGGAGCTAGAAGTCTGGTTAGAAGGAGTAGGGGAGTAGGAGGTTTGCTTTGaagctgtgtttttatttagATTGCCTGTTTATGGCTTGAGGACGCCAGATGAAGATTATAAGGGCCCTTTATGATAGTGGCATTGACACTATCAGCAAATATTATCCGGGTTTGCTTCTGCATGGATTCATGGCCAAGATTCCCAAAGAGTAGGGGAAACCTAGGGTAAACATAATCAGAAAGCCAGACACACTGATCCTTGCCTTGGAACTAACATGACATGTTATCCAGATGAAGAATTGGTAACTCACGAGGCCCCAAATAGGTATTTGAACTGTACCTTGAATGGGGAGTATCAAGTTGTCTTTTAGTAAGGAAATTTACATTGACCATTGACTAATTTTACTTTGTCAATAGATTATTGATACTTGTTAGAACCTTTCATTTGCACAGCACTTTAAACCTTATGAAATGCTGTAGTATCCTGATTTTGGTTATCTCGTGGAGGGCTTACCTGATGATTCCAAAGTCGCAGCTACTGTCTGGTGCATACATTCTGCTATTTCAGAATGCTTGCCAtgggccctgggaggggggaCACTTTCCCCTCATGTCCTTTTCGTCTACTTGGCCCACACTAAAACTGTGGTCAGAAATGGCCTTCACCAATCTCCCACAGAAGGCAGGTATCATTTCCACACATCCTAACTGGGACACCGTTAGACAAGGCAAAGAGTTGTGGTGGCCTTCAGAAATTCTCCTGTTCCTCCAACAGAACATATGCAGTCCAATAGAAGTACATTGAGCCACATatggaattttaaatgttttattagccaaataacaaaaagtaaaaagaaatggtaaaaattaatcagtaattttatttaacccaatatatccaaaatattttcacttcaaAATGGAATCAATGTAAAGTGATT
Encoded proteins:
- the PTGER2 gene encoding prostaglandin E2 receptor EP2 subtype isoform X2 codes for the protein MGNISNDSLPKDCRSLEWLRSGESPAISSVMFSAGVLGNLIALALLARRWRGDAGRSAGRGNSISLFHVLVTELVFTDLLGTCLISPVVLASYARNQTLVALAPKRRACTYFAFAMTFFSLATMLMLFAMALERYLAIGHPYFYQRWVTRRGGLAVLPAIYTVSLLFCSLPLLDSKQYVQYCPGTWCFIQPEDTTYLQLYATVLLLLIVAVLACNFSVILNLIRMHRRSRRSRCAPNLGSCRDGPGTRRRGERVSMAEETDHLILLAIMTITFAVCSLPFTNQLPDACRISTRGKGNKPFLFLGKDCGGMKL
- the PTGER2 gene encoding prostaglandin E2 receptor EP2 subtype isoform X1, yielding MGNISNDSLPKDCRSLEWLRSGESPAISSVMFSAGVLGNLIALALLARRWRGDAGRSAGRGNSISLFHVLVTELVFTDLLGTCLISPVVLASYARNQTLVALAPKRRACTYFAFAMTFFSLATMLMLFAMALERYLAIGHPYFYQRWVTRRGGLAVLPAIYTVSLLFCSLPLLDSKQYVQYCPGTWCFIQPEDTTYLQLYATVLLLLIVAVLACNFSVILNLIRMHRRSRRSRCAPNLGSCRDGPGTRRRGERVSMAEETDHLILLAIMTITFAVCSLPFTIFAYMDETAQKNKWDLQALRFLSINSIIDPWVFAILRPPVLRLMRSVLCCRVSLRTQDATPTSCSLQSNASK